In Dyadobacter sp. NIV53, a single window of DNA contains:
- the bshC gene encoding bacillithiol biosynthesis cysteine-adding enzyme BshC yields MTLKKVDLRNTGQFPALLLDYLDQKPSLQEFYSVYPTIDNARKAIDSRVDFDQEKRQTLVQVLEKQYHGSPYKPDFSILLDAKTFTVTTGHQLNIFAGPLYIIYKIVTTIKLAQELKKAYPDCNFVPVYWMATEDHDFEEIASFHLFGQTHKWEGEHKGAVGRLDPKELESILKRLPVKPLLFAKAYLENNTLSDAVRCYMHELFGQDGLICIDADDADLKRHFLPIIKQELTNPISEKLVTDTTKKLSSLGYHTPLHAREINLFYLQDNLRERIVREGDAFTVLNTDISFSEGEIIELADEHPEYFSPNVVLRPLYEEVILPNLAYIGGPSEVPYWMQLKGIFDHYQVPFPMLIPRNFGMYVNSSQRKKVEKLRINYEDLFLDQVVLRRTFVEKTTEKSLTLDDQKTSFLSVFDSILEKAVAVDKTMGGAVKAEQAKLLNSLENLEKRIRKAEERNHESEIDQLLNLKNKLFPKGTAQERYDNFLNFYMDDPLFIRKFFDAFSPLDFKYYILIEDHE; encoded by the coding sequence ATGACCCTTAAAAAAGTGGATCTGCGTAATACAGGACAGTTTCCTGCATTACTTCTTGATTATCTCGACCAGAAACCTTCGTTACAGGAATTTTACAGTGTTTACCCAACTATTGACAATGCACGTAAAGCTATTGACAGCAGAGTAGATTTTGATCAGGAAAAACGGCAGACACTGGTTCAGGTTTTAGAGAAACAATACCATGGAAGTCCGTATAAACCGGATTTTTCTATTCTTCTGGATGCAAAAACATTTACGGTAACAACAGGCCACCAGCTTAATATTTTTGCAGGCCCGCTGTATATCATTTATAAAATTGTTACAACCATCAAGTTAGCGCAAGAGCTGAAAAAGGCATATCCTGATTGCAATTTTGTGCCGGTTTACTGGATGGCGACAGAAGATCACGATTTTGAAGAAATTGCTTCTTTTCACCTTTTCGGGCAAACGCACAAATGGGAAGGTGAACATAAAGGCGCAGTTGGCAGGCTGGATCCCAAAGAACTCGAAAGTATACTGAAACGTCTTCCTGTAAAACCATTATTATTTGCCAAAGCATATCTGGAAAACAACACGTTGTCAGACGCTGTTCGATGTTATATGCACGAATTGTTCGGGCAGGACGGCCTGATTTGTATAGATGCGGATGATGCGGATTTGAAGCGGCATTTTCTCCCGATAATCAAGCAAGAACTCACAAACCCCATCTCTGAGAAACTTGTTACAGACACTACTAAAAAACTTTCTTCCCTGGGTTATCATACTCCACTGCACGCCAGGGAAATCAACCTATTTTATCTACAGGACAATTTAAGAGAACGTATTGTTCGTGAGGGTGATGCATTCACAGTTTTAAATACAGATATTTCGTTTTCGGAAGGTGAGATTATTGAACTGGCCGATGAGCATCCTGAATATTTTAGCCCGAATGTTGTACTTCGTCCTTTATATGAAGAAGTGATTCTGCCTAATCTTGCATACATCGGCGGGCCTTCGGAAGTACCATACTGGATGCAGTTAAAGGGGATTTTTGATCATTACCAGGTTCCTTTTCCCATGCTGATCCCGCGTAATTTTGGAATGTATGTGAATAGTTCGCAACGTAAAAAGGTTGAGAAATTAAGAATAAATTATGAAGATCTATTTCTGGACCAGGTTGTATTACGCAGAACTTTTGTAGAAAAAACTACGGAGAAATCGCTTACACTGGATGATCAGAAAACTTCATTTTTGTCTGTGTTTGATTCAATACTGGAAAAAGCAGTAGCTGTTGATAAAACAATGGGTGGAGCTGTAAAAGCAGAACAGGCTAAATTGCTGAACTCTCTTGAAAATTTGGAAAAGCGTATCAGAAAAGCAGAAGAAAGAAATCACGAATCAGAAATTGATCAGCTTCTAAACCTCAAAAATAAACTCTTCCCGAAAGGTACTGCTCAGGAACGCTATGACAATTTTCTGAATTTTTATATGGACGATCCACTTTTTATCAGGAAATTCTTTGACGCATTCAGCCCGCTCGATTTCAAATA